The following proteins come from a genomic window of Nocardiopsis sp. YSL2:
- a CDS encoding LUD domain-containing protein, with protein MSTSRERVLARVRAALTDVPADEPVVRPVERPYADSHGMGAALEVLEDRLRDYKALVRRVPADRLAEEVAAALERRGASTVAVPEGVDADWFARTGAERRPDSRERPLELRELDGVDGVVTACAVAIAETGTIVLDGGADQGRRAITLVPDYHLCVVRADQVVDGVPQAVRRLDPARPLTWISGPSATSDIELNRVEGVHGPRTLEVLLVE; from the coding sequence TTGAGCACCTCACGCGAGCGAGTGCTGGCCCGGGTCCGGGCCGCCCTCACCGACGTTCCGGCCGACGAGCCGGTGGTCCGACCAGTGGAGCGCCCCTACGCCGACAGCCACGGTATGGGCGCCGCGCTGGAGGTCCTGGAGGACCGGCTGCGCGACTACAAGGCCCTGGTGCGGCGCGTGCCCGCGGACCGGCTGGCCGAGGAGGTCGCCGCCGCCCTGGAGCGGCGCGGCGCCTCGACCGTGGCGGTGCCCGAGGGAGTCGACGCGGACTGGTTCGCCCGCACCGGGGCCGAGCGCAGGCCCGACAGCCGTGAGCGGCCGCTGGAGCTGCGGGAGCTGGACGGCGTCGACGGGGTCGTGACCGCGTGCGCGGTCGCGATCGCCGAGACGGGCACGATCGTCCTGGACGGCGGTGCGGACCAGGGGCGGCGGGCCATCACGCTGGTGCCGGACTACCACCTGTGCGTGGTGCGCGCGGACCAGGTCGTGGACGGGGTCCCCCAGGCGGTGCGGCGGCTCGATCCGGCGCGCCCCCTCACCTGGATCAGCGGGCCGTCGGCGACCAGTGACATCGAGCTCAACCGGGTCGAGGGCGTACACGGACCGCGCACCCTGGAGGTCCTCCTGGTGGAGTGA
- a CDS encoding FadR/GntR family transcriptional regulator, which yields MHEPDGERTSVTQRAVESVKAMIAAGEVGPGERLPTERDLSARLGVSRSSMREAIRALTTLGVLEARHGAGVYVTALRPADLLETFSVLAEVSQGRTLLEVLQVRRMLEPAATALAAARASDAHLDRVGALLERMDGEGEQDAFCADTVSADLGFHQAIVESTGNATLAAINAGLSSRTFNARVWAGHREAGLTAKLREDHVLIHAALVARDPDAARAAATTHVMRVERWLGADLARDS from the coding sequence GTGCACGAACCCGACGGCGAACGGACCTCCGTCACCCAGCGGGCCGTCGAGAGCGTCAAGGCGATGATCGCCGCGGGCGAGGTCGGCCCGGGGGAGAGACTGCCCACCGAACGCGACCTGTCCGCCCGCCTGGGCGTCTCCCGCAGCTCCATGCGCGAGGCCATCCGCGCCCTGACCACCCTGGGCGTGCTGGAGGCCCGCCACGGCGCGGGGGTCTACGTCACCGCGCTGCGCCCCGCCGACCTCCTGGAGACCTTCTCCGTCCTCGCCGAGGTCTCCCAGGGGCGGACCCTGCTGGAGGTCCTCCAGGTCCGGCGGATGCTCGAACCCGCCGCGACCGCCCTGGCCGCGGCGCGGGCCAGCGACGCCCACCTCGACCGCGTCGGCGCCCTGCTGGAGCGCATGGACGGGGAGGGGGAACAGGACGCCTTCTGCGCCGACACCGTTTCCGCCGACCTCGGCTTCCACCAGGCCATCGTCGAGAGCACCGGCAACGCCACACTGGCGGCGATCAACGCGGGCCTGTCCTCGCGCACCTTCAACGCCCGCGTGTGGGCCGGGCACCGCGAGGCCGGGCTGACCGCCAAGCTCCGCGAGGACCACGTCCTCATCCACGCGGCCCTGGTCGCCCGCGATCCCGACGCCGCCCGGGCCGCGGCCACCACGCACGTCATGCGCGTGGAGCGCTGGCTCGGCGCCGACCTGGCGCGCGACTCCTGA
- a CDS encoding DUF2786 domain-containing protein → MPEVEPWAGPAPAAAPAEIVSGAVDALVLGRAGDGLDLAAARLADGESAAWAAACSGALVDALLQSVAAAWSRGWQPAEAVRQVRRARGPVAASMCADVVAADLARHAPATVDPRWSEQVRELGTRGPAGAPQEYLGWAGTEHGLLRFEVVEVALRVLADLRVLPPLRPLGPVPGAYRPGRAAAAHRAAGVDQGKLARVRALLAKAESTEFPSEAEALSARAQELMARHSIDRALLDAEPGASPAAAARRLPVEAPYDEYKAVLLHEVAEANHCRAVWDGGLGLCTVMGFEGDLAAVEVMFTSLLVQLESAMRAQGSVRDRSGRAAGRAYRESFVSAFAARVGERLVSSARAAEASAAAETGTDLVPVFAERERRVEEAVAEAFGELTYSRVRGPSDADGWDEGRAAADAASLDARRPVRDR, encoded by the coding sequence GTGCCGGAGGTGGAGCCCTGGGCCGGGCCGGCGCCGGCCGCCGCCCCCGCCGAGATCGTCTCCGGCGCCGTCGACGCCCTGGTCCTGGGCCGCGCGGGCGACGGCCTCGATCTGGCCGCGGCGCGGCTGGCCGACGGCGAGTCCGCCGCGTGGGCCGCGGCCTGTTCCGGCGCGCTCGTGGACGCCCTGCTCCAGTCGGTGGCGGCCGCCTGGTCACGGGGCTGGCAGCCCGCGGAGGCGGTCCGCCAGGTCCGCCGGGCCCGGGGGCCGGTGGCGGCGTCGATGTGCGCCGACGTGGTCGCCGCGGACCTGGCCCGGCACGCGCCCGCCACCGTCGACCCGCGCTGGAGCGAGCAGGTACGCGAACTGGGGACGCGCGGCCCGGCCGGTGCGCCGCAGGAGTACCTCGGGTGGGCGGGTACCGAGCACGGGCTGCTGCGGTTCGAGGTGGTCGAGGTCGCCCTGCGCGTGCTCGCCGACCTGCGCGTGCTGCCGCCGCTGCGCCCTCTGGGCCCGGTGCCGGGGGCCTACCGGCCCGGGCGCGCGGCGGCCGCGCACCGGGCCGCCGGCGTCGACCAGGGCAAGCTGGCACGGGTGCGGGCCCTGCTGGCCAAGGCCGAGTCGACGGAGTTCCCCAGCGAGGCCGAGGCGCTGAGCGCGCGGGCCCAGGAGCTCATGGCGCGGCACAGCATCGACCGGGCGCTGTTGGACGCCGAACCGGGCGCGTCGCCCGCCGCGGCGGCCCGGCGGCTGCCGGTGGAGGCGCCCTACGACGAGTACAAGGCGGTCCTGCTGCACGAGGTCGCCGAGGCCAACCACTGCCGGGCGGTCTGGGACGGCGGGCTGGGGCTGTGCACGGTCATGGGCTTCGAGGGCGACCTCGCGGCGGTCGAGGTCATGTTCACGTCGCTGCTGGTGCAGCTGGAGTCGGCGATGCGCGCCCAGGGGTCGGTCCGCGACCGCTCCGGCCGTGCTGCGGGGCGCGCCTACCGCGAGTCGTTCGTGTCGGCCTTCGCCGCGCGGGTGGGCGAGCGCCTGGTGTCCTCGGCGCGAGCGGCCGAGGCGTCGGCCGCCGCCGAGACCGGTACGGACCTGGTGCCGGTGTTCGCCGAGCGTGAGCGCCGCGTGGAGGAGGCCGTGGCCGAGGCGTTCGGGGAGCTGACCTACTCGCGGGTGCGCGGCCCCTCCGACGCCGACGGCTGGGACGAGGGGCGCGCCGCGGCCGACGCCGCGTCGCTGGACGCGCGGCGGCCCGTCCGGGACCGCTAG
- a CDS encoding (Fe-S)-binding protein, with protein MRIALFITCVNDTLFPDTGRHVVRLLERLGHEVVFPEGQTCCGQMHYNTGYRRPAAKLAVRFVRTFEDADAVVVPSGSCAAMIRDNYPRLGGSGSRLSRKVAGLAPRVYDLTELLVDVLGVTDVGAYYPHKVAYHPTCHGLRMLGLGDRPYRLLRAVRGLELVELAGATECCGFGGTFAVKNGDVSSAMGADKARHAVESGAEVLCAVDNSCLMHIGGTLSRQRSGLRVAHIAEILASTEKEGALR; from the coding sequence ATGCGCATCGCGCTGTTCATCACCTGTGTCAACGACACGCTCTTCCCCGACACCGGCAGGCACGTGGTCCGCCTCCTGGAGCGGCTGGGCCACGAGGTCGTCTTCCCCGAGGGGCAGACCTGCTGCGGGCAGATGCACTACAACACCGGCTACCGGCGGCCCGCGGCCAAGCTCGCGGTGCGGTTCGTGCGCACCTTCGAGGACGCCGACGCGGTGGTCGTGCCCTCCGGGTCGTGCGCGGCGATGATCCGCGACAACTATCCGCGCCTGGGCGGCAGCGGCAGCCGGCTGTCCCGCAAGGTCGCCGGCCTGGCCCCGCGCGTGTACGACCTCACCGAACTGCTCGTGGACGTGCTGGGCGTGACCGACGTGGGCGCCTACTACCCGCACAAGGTCGCCTACCACCCCACGTGCCACGGCCTGCGGATGCTCGGCCTGGGCGACCGGCCCTACCGCTTGCTGCGCGCCGTGCGCGGCCTGGAGCTGGTCGAACTCGCCGGCGCCACCGAGTGCTGCGGGTTCGGCGGCACGTTCGCGGTCAAGAACGGCGACGTCTCCTCCGCGATGGGTGCCGACAAGGCGCGCCACGCGGTCGAGTCCGGCGCGGAGGTCCTGTGCGCGGTGGACAACTCCTGCCTCATGCACATCGGCGGCACCCTGTCCCGGCAGCGCTCGGGGCTGCGGGTGGCGCACATCGCCGAGATCCTGGCCAGTACCGAGAAGGAGGGCGCCCTCCGATGA
- the pgi gene encoding glucose-6-phosphate isomerase, with protein MSGSTTTSRADGTAGPTPLDQRGEWTALGKHRAQLGSAHLRDLFADDPARAERYTVEVGDLYADYSKNLVTDETLRLLTELARSCGVAELRDAMLRGDHVNVTEDRAVLHTALRAPRRAVIATDGHDVVPEVHGVLDRMSAFADQVRSRSWLGHTGRPVRRIVNIGIGGSDLGPAMAYEALRPYTDRGLEFRFVSNVDGGDMHEALVDADPETTLFIVASKTFTTIETITNASVARSWLLDRLGGDESAIARHFVAVSTNADEVARFGIDTANMFGFWDWVGGRYSYDSAIGLSLMVALGPDRFREMLAGFHLMDEHFATAPPERNLPFLLGLLGVWYGGFFDAHSHAVLPYSHHMSKFTAYLQQLDMESNGKSTQRDGRPVTWQTGPVVWGTPGTNGQHAYFQLLHQGTRFVPADLIGFARPVPELPGALVPQHDLLMANLFAQGQALAFGRTAEEVAAEGVAADLVPHRTFAGNRPTTTILADRLTPSVLGQLVALYEHKVFVQGAVWNINSFDQWGVQLGKVLAKRVEPALTEGADVPGLDASTSALVRRYRSRRGR; from the coding sequence ATGTCTGGCAGTACCACCACCTCCCGTGCCGACGGCACCGCGGGACCCACCCCCCTGGACCAGCGGGGCGAGTGGACGGCGCTGGGCAAGCACCGCGCCCAGCTGGGCTCCGCCCATCTGCGCGACCTGTTCGCCGACGACCCCGCACGAGCGGAGCGGTACACGGTCGAGGTCGGCGACCTCTACGCCGACTACTCCAAGAACCTGGTGACCGACGAGACCCTGCGCCTGCTCACCGAGCTCGCCCGGTCCTGCGGCGTCGCCGAGCTGCGCGACGCGATGCTGCGCGGCGACCACGTCAACGTCACCGAGGACCGAGCCGTCCTGCACACCGCCCTGCGCGCGCCCCGCAGGGCGGTCATCGCCACCGACGGGCACGACGTCGTCCCCGAGGTGCACGGGGTCCTGGACCGCATGAGCGCCTTCGCCGACCAGGTGCGCTCGCGGTCCTGGCTCGGCCACACCGGCCGCCCGGTACGGCGGATCGTCAACATCGGCATCGGCGGTTCCGACCTCGGGCCCGCCATGGCCTACGAGGCCCTGCGCCCCTACACCGACCGCGGCCTGGAGTTCCGCTTCGTCTCCAACGTCGACGGCGGCGACATGCACGAGGCCCTCGTGGACGCCGACCCCGAGACCACCCTGTTCATCGTCGCCTCCAAGACCTTCACCACGATCGAGACCATCACCAACGCCTCGGTCGCCCGCTCCTGGCTGCTGGACCGGCTCGGCGGCGACGAGTCGGCGATCGCGCGGCACTTCGTGGCGGTGTCCACCAACGCCGACGAGGTCGCCCGCTTCGGTATCGACACGGCGAACATGTTCGGCTTCTGGGACTGGGTCGGCGGCCGCTACTCCTACGACTCGGCCATCGGCCTGTCGCTGATGGTGGCCCTGGGCCCCGACCGCTTCCGGGAGATGCTCGCCGGCTTCCACCTGATGGACGAGCACTTCGCCACCGCACCGCCCGAGCGCAACCTGCCCTTCCTGCTCGGCCTGCTCGGCGTGTGGTACGGCGGCTTCTTCGACGCCCACAGCCACGCGGTGCTGCCCTACAGCCACCACATGTCGAAGTTCACCGCCTACCTCCAACAGCTCGACATGGAGTCCAACGGCAAGTCCACCCAGCGCGACGGGCGCCCCGTCACCTGGCAGACCGGTCCCGTGGTGTGGGGTACGCCGGGCACCAACGGCCAGCACGCCTACTTCCAGCTGCTGCACCAGGGCACCCGGTTCGTCCCGGCCGACCTGATCGGGTTCGCCCGGCCGGTCCCCGAGCTTCCCGGCGCGCTCGTGCCCCAGCACGACCTGCTGATGGCCAACCTGTTCGCGCAGGGGCAGGCGCTGGCCTTCGGCCGGACCGCCGAGGAGGTCGCCGCCGAGGGCGTGGCCGCCGACCTCGTGCCGCACCGCACCTTCGCGGGGAACCGGCCCACCACCACCATCCTGGCCGACCGGCTCACCCCCTCCGTGCTGGGCCAGCTCGTGGCGCTGTACGAGCACAAGGTGTTCGTCCAGGGCGCGGTGTGGAACATCAACTCCTTCGACCAGTGGGGGGTGCAGCTCGGCAAGGTCCTGGCCAAGCGGGTCGAGCCCGCGCTGACCGAGGGCGCCGACGTGCCGGGCCTGGACGCCTCCACCTCGGCCCTGGTCCGGCGCTACCGCTCCCGGCGGGGGCGCTGA
- a CDS encoding RNA ligase family protein, which translates to MLRKYPRTRHIRGSRLQPGDGDLAAAPFDALSGRHLVVEEKLDGANTGISFGPGGELRLQSRGHYLAGGPRERQFAPFKAWAAAVAPSLWPRLGERYVLYGEWLYAKHTVFYDALPHYFCEFDVLDTREDVFLSTPRRRELLEGTPVVPVPVLRSGPVGSLADLSALVGPSTARTPGWRDALAAAARAAGADPGRTLAESDGSDLMEGLYVKVEDGDRTVDRYKWVRREFTTAVLDSGTHWLDRPVVANALADPEVLCAGVR; encoded by the coding sequence ATGCTCCGCAAGTACCCGCGTACCCGCCACATCCGGGGGTCACGCCTGCAACCGGGCGACGGCGACCTGGCCGCCGCACCCTTCGACGCGCTGTCGGGGCGCCACCTGGTGGTCGAGGAGAAGCTCGACGGCGCCAACACCGGGATCAGCTTCGGGCCGGGAGGAGAGCTGCGGTTGCAGAGCCGCGGGCACTACCTGGCGGGCGGACCGCGCGAGCGCCAGTTCGCGCCGTTCAAGGCGTGGGCGGCGGCGGTCGCCCCCTCGCTGTGGCCGCGCCTGGGCGAGCGCTACGTCCTGTACGGGGAATGGCTCTACGCCAAGCACACCGTCTTCTACGACGCGCTGCCGCACTACTTCTGCGAGTTCGACGTACTGGACACCCGCGAGGACGTGTTCCTGTCCACGCCCCGGCGGCGTGAACTGTTGGAGGGCACCCCGGTGGTGCCGGTCCCGGTCCTGCGCTCGGGCCCGGTGGGATCGCTGGCGGACCTGAGCGCCCTGGTGGGGCCCTCCACCGCCCGTACCCCCGGCTGGCGCGACGCGCTGGCCGCGGCGGCGCGCGCCGCCGGGGCCGATCCGGGCCGCACCCTGGCCGAGAGCGACGGCTCCGACCTGATGGAGGGCCTCTACGTCAAGGTCGAGGACGGCGACCGCACCGTGGACCGGTACAAGTGGGTGCGCCGGGAGTTCACCACGGCGGTCCTGGACTCGGG
- a CDS encoding ion transporter — protein MTARDRVRTIVDASWFQALIITLILVNALILGVETSPRVMAAHGDLLHRVDVGILGVFVLELLLRLFAHRGSFLRDPWSWFDVVIVSVALLPASGPFAVLRVLRVLRVLRLLSVIPTLRHVVSGLFRAMPGMVSILFLVMLLLYVSAVMATQLFRDVSPEHFGDLPTSLFSLFQVSTGDSWASIAHSVMEHKPLAWIFFVLFILVSTFVALNLFIAVAVEALEQDSGGRDGGGGGTAHASGAGPDGGPAHGQELVLAELRALRAEVADLRRERERERSNSG, from the coding sequence GTGACCGCGCGCGACCGGGTCCGGACCATCGTCGACGCCTCCTGGTTCCAGGCCCTCATCATCACCCTGATCCTCGTCAACGCGCTCATCCTGGGCGTGGAGACCTCACCCCGCGTGATGGCCGCCCACGGCGACCTGCTGCACCGCGTGGACGTGGGCATCCTGGGCGTGTTCGTCCTGGAGCTCCTGCTCCGGCTGTTCGCCCACCGGGGGAGCTTCCTGCGCGACCCGTGGAGCTGGTTCGACGTGGTGATCGTGAGCGTGGCCCTGCTCCCGGCCTCCGGTCCCTTCGCCGTGCTGCGCGTCCTGCGGGTGCTCAGGGTCCTGCGCCTGCTGTCGGTCATCCCGACCCTGCGCCACGTCGTCTCGGGCCTGTTCCGGGCCATGCCCGGCATGGTCTCGATCCTGTTCCTGGTGATGCTGCTGCTCTACGTGTCCGCGGTGATGGCCACCCAGCTCTTCCGCGACGTGTCCCCGGAGCACTTCGGCGACCTGCCCACGTCCCTGTTCTCCCTCTTCCAGGTCTCCACGGGCGACAGCTGGGCGAGCATCGCCCACAGCGTCATGGAGCACAAGCCCCTGGCGTGGATCTTCTTCGTCCTGTTCATCCTGGTGTCGACCTTCGTCGCGCTCAACCTCTTCATCGCGGTCGCGGTGGAGGCGCTGGAACAGGACTCCGGCGGCCGCGACGGCGGCGGGGGAGGGACCGCTCACGCCTCCGGCGCCGGCCCCGACGGCGGACCCGCGCACGGGCAGGAGCTCGTCCTGGCCGAGCTGCGCGCCCTGCGCGCCGAGGTGGCGGACCTGCGCCGCGAGCGCGAACGCGAGCGGTCGAACAGCGGCTGA
- a CDS encoding cytochrome P450, with protein sequence MHQGTDATGQDGDDDPRGAAPARCPVRHGGPLPLHEGTGADVPWTRLRDTYGGLAPVEISPGVSGWLVLGYKENLQVLRDQTYFSADPRPWSPAGRAPARSGAVTRDGDEHQRLRVPIVDALAQVGTAQLVPVVERAAVRLVGAVSAEGRADLIGQFAAPLPALVLNELFGLPDSYGRLLADLTDRLWSADPERAEPAALAIRDYFTGLVARKRTEPGQDITSRLLAHPHTLTDDEAVEALSLLWETGHEPSTHLIGNSLLRLLEDPAVWTAYLGGTLTPEDFVDYVMWTDSPIRMLAGRYSTMDIRFSGARIRQGEPMLFGFSAAHDDQSAVRGGDDPSALIGNRSHLAWGAGAHRCPATSFSRELVRTAIDIAVDRLRGMVLAVEAGDLRRRDSMAVNGLQELPVWFTATGEKAQQAAEPAQEAPRTRWVRRKRKPPSQGARYQAPLARAAEEGPAAVRGSRTQPAAKKAPPAVGARYQAPFAREEPEPDTLERLLSTWRGRA encoded by the coding sequence ATGCACCAGGGAACCGACGCCACCGGCCAGGACGGCGACGACGACCCGCGGGGAGCCGCGCCGGCACGGTGCCCGGTCCGCCACGGCGGACCCCTGCCGCTGCACGAGGGCACCGGAGCCGACGTTCCCTGGACGCGGCTGCGCGACACCTACGGCGGCCTCGCCCCGGTCGAGATCAGCCCGGGCGTGTCCGGCTGGCTCGTTCTCGGCTACAAGGAGAACCTCCAGGTCCTGCGCGACCAGACCTACTTCTCCGCCGATCCGCGCCCCTGGAGCCCCGCCGGGCGGGCCCCGGCGCGCAGCGGCGCCGTGACCCGCGACGGCGACGAGCACCAGCGGCTGCGGGTGCCCATCGTCGACGCCCTGGCCCAGGTGGGCACCGCCCAACTGGTCCCGGTGGTCGAACGCGCGGCCGTGCGCCTGGTCGGCGCGGTCTCCGCCGAGGGCCGGGCCGACCTCATCGGCCAGTTCGCGGCCCCGCTGCCCGCCCTCGTGCTCAACGAGCTCTTCGGTCTGCCCGACTCCTACGGCCGCCTGCTGGCCGACCTCACCGACCGGCTGTGGAGCGCCGACCCCGAGCGGGCCGAGCCCGCCGCCCTGGCCATCCGCGACTACTTCACGGGTCTGGTCGCCCGCAAGCGGACCGAACCGGGCCAGGACATCACCAGCCGGCTCCTGGCGCACCCCCACACCCTCACCGACGACGAGGCGGTCGAGGCGCTGTCGCTGCTGTGGGAGACCGGGCACGAACCCAGCACCCACCTCATCGGCAACTCCCTGCTCAGACTCCTGGAGGACCCGGCCGTGTGGACCGCCTACCTCGGCGGCACCCTCACCCCGGAGGACTTCGTCGACTACGTCATGTGGACCGACTCCCCGATCCGGATGCTGGCCGGGCGCTACTCCACCATGGACATCCGCTTCTCCGGAGCCCGGATCCGCCAGGGCGAGCCGATGCTCTTCGGGTTCTCGGCCGCGCACGACGACCAGTCCGCGGTCCGCGGGGGCGACGACCCCAGCGCGCTGATCGGCAACCGCTCCCACCTGGCGTGGGGCGCCGGAGCCCACCGCTGTCCCGCGACCTCCTTCTCCCGCGAGCTGGTCCGCACCGCCATCGACATCGCCGTCGACCGCCTGCGCGGCATGGTCCTGGCCGTGGAGGCCGGGGACCTGCGCCGACGCGACTCGATGGCGGTCAACGGGCTCCAGGAGCTCCCGGTGTGGTTCACCGCGACGGGGGAGAAGGCCCAGCAGGCGGCCGAGCCCGCCCAGGAGGCGCCCCGCACGCGCTGGGTCCGCCGCAAGCGCAAGCCCCCGTCGCAGGGCGCCCGGTACCAGGCGCCGCTGGCCAGGGCCGCGGAGGAAGGGCCGGCGGCAGTGCGCGGCTCCAGGACCCAGCCCGCCGCGAAGAAGGCCCCGCCCGCCGTCGGCGCCCGCTACCAGGCCCCCTTCGCCCGGGAGGAGCCCGAACCGGACACCCTGGAGCGGCTCCTGAGCACCTGGCGGGGCCGGGCCTGA
- a CDS encoding lactate utilization protein B, with translation MSATFLGIPPFPEAARAAVDDSRLRHNLRKATHTIRDKRGAVVTELEEDWERLRSEGAAIKSHTLRHLDHYLEQLESSVERAGGHVHWAADAAEANAIVTRLVQATGETDVVKVKSMATQEIELNNALAEAGITAYETDLAELIVQLGDDLPSHILVPAIHLGRSQIREIFLDQMAEWGVAAPEGLTDDPRALAEAARVHLRERFLRTRTAISGANFAVADSGTLVVLESEGNGRMCLTLPETLISVVGIEKIVPTWADLEVFMQTLPRSSTGERMNPYTSTWTGVTPGDGPQEFHLVLLDNGRTDVLADTVGRQALRCIRCSACLNTCPVYERTGGHAYGSVYPGPIGAILTPQLRGMSSEVDEALPYASSLCGACYEVCPVAIDIPEVLVHLREEVAAGPGHLGEKAMMKGAEAVLGSSHALNAAQHAAGAARNLVPRHLPGMAGAWTDTRDLPDVPAESFRQWWNKHEKGQS, from the coding sequence ATGAGCGCGACGTTCCTGGGCATTCCGCCCTTCCCCGAGGCCGCCCGCGCGGCGGTCGACGACTCCCGGCTGCGGCACAACCTGCGCAAGGCCACCCACACCATCCGCGACAAGCGCGGCGCCGTCGTCACGGAACTGGAGGAGGACTGGGAGCGCCTGCGCTCCGAGGGCGCGGCGATCAAGAGCCACACGCTGCGCCACCTCGACCACTACCTGGAGCAGTTGGAGTCCTCGGTCGAGCGCGCGGGCGGCCACGTGCACTGGGCCGCCGACGCCGCGGAGGCCAACGCGATCGTCACCCGGCTGGTGCAGGCGACCGGCGAGACCGACGTGGTCAAGGTCAAGTCGATGGCCACCCAGGAGATCGAGCTCAACAACGCCCTGGCCGAGGCCGGCATCACCGCCTACGAGACCGACCTGGCCGAGCTGATCGTGCAGCTGGGCGACGACCTGCCCTCGCACATCCTCGTCCCCGCCATCCACCTGGGGCGGTCCCAGATCCGGGAGATCTTCCTGGACCAGATGGCCGAATGGGGCGTGGCGGCCCCCGAGGGGCTGACCGACGACCCCCGGGCGCTGGCCGAGGCGGCCCGGGTCCACCTGCGCGAGCGCTTCCTGCGCACCCGCACCGCCATCTCGGGCGCGAACTTCGCGGTGGCCGACTCCGGGACGCTGGTCGTCCTGGAGTCGGAGGGCAACGGCCGGATGTGCCTGACCCTGCCCGAGACGCTGATCTCCGTGGTCGGGATCGAGAAGATCGTGCCGACCTGGGCGGACCTGGAGGTGTTCATGCAGACGCTGCCCCGCTCGTCCACGGGCGAGCGGATGAACCCCTACACCTCCACCTGGACGGGGGTGACACCCGGCGACGGCCCGCAGGAGTTCCACCTGGTCCTGCTGGACAACGGCCGCACCGACGTCCTGGCCGACACCGTGGGCCGCCAGGCACTGCGCTGCATCCGCTGCTCGGCGTGCCTGAACACCTGCCCGGTCTACGAGCGCACGGGCGGGCACGCCTACGGCTCGGTCTACCCGGGGCCGATCGGCGCGATCCTCACCCCCCAGCTGCGCGGGATGTCCTCGGAGGTGGACGAGGCGCTGCCGTACGCGTCGTCCCTGTGCGGAGCCTGCTACGAGGTCTGCCCGGTGGCCATCGACATCCCCGAGGTGCTGGTGCACCTGCGCGAGGAGGTCGCCGCCGGCCCGGGACACCTGGGCGAGAAGGCGATGATGAAGGGCGCCGAGGCCGTGCTGGGCTCCTCGCACGCGCTGAACGCCGCCCAGCACGCCGCCGGCGCGGCCCGGAACCTGGTGCCGCGCCACCTGCCGGGTATGGCGGGCGCCTGGACCGACACCCGCGACCTGCCCGACGTCCCGGCCGAGTCCTTCCGCCAGTGGTGGAACAAGCACGAGAAGGGGCAGAGTTGA